In Carassius gibelio isolate Cgi1373 ecotype wild population from Czech Republic chromosome B20, carGib1.2-hapl.c, whole genome shotgun sequence, the following are encoded in one genomic region:
- the LOC127983687 gene encoding leucine-rich repeat transmembrane protein FLRT2-like, with protein MEFQAGFWNNDWTSFLRFWLTVLLSLHVQFSPVSSCPKECRCDRTFVYCNERSLTSVPLGVQEGYKTLFLHNNQINNAGFPLELHNVASVETVHLYGNQLDEFPLNLPRNVRVLHLQENNIQTISRAALAQLPMLEELHLDDNSISTVGVEEGAFREAIGLKLLFLTKNHLSSIPIGLPADLKELRLDENRIADIGEDAFQNVTTLQRLLLDGNLLEDEGIAPGTFQDLVNLKELSLARNSLTTPPPLLPGTSLTKLNLQENQMDTIEVTAFVGLDKLEKLDISGNQLQFLPPGVFDGLRNLRHLNARNNLWRCDCNIKWVIAWLRSLPSAINVRGFTCQSPERVRGMVIRELTLDAIDCPAGTVLHPWPTHSYPSTLPPRRTTTITTTISRTTRFTTISPTTFYPASANPTPPFPHFPPGPLPPYEDPLKISFHVVNSTGIDVSWESYFTVTAYKVTWVKMGQSLMSDITRDRTVPGYQRRLSLSNLEPRSIYRICVYVLDTLNSYRPGEDTICSEAKTKSTSTYSESEQAAQQDNTSTLLLAGVIGGAVLVVLVTLLSLFCWHMHKKSRSSSSKWKYNRGRRKDDYCEAGTKKDNSILEMTETNFQIVSLNNEQLLKGDFRIQPIYTPNGGIGLRDCHLSNNSIAYCKSSNVPSVDFCHT; from the coding sequence atGGAGTTTCAAGCCGGATTTTGGAATAATGATTGGACTTCATTTCTTCGCTTTTGGTTGACAGTGTTGTTGAGCTTGCATGTTCAGTTCAGCCCCGTCTCCTCCTGTCCCAAGGAGTGCCGCTGCGATAGAACATTCGTTTACTGTAATGAGAGGAGCCTGACGTCTGTGCCTCTGGGGGTGCAAGAGGGATACAAGACCCTCTTCCTCCACAACAATCAGATCAACAATGCCGGCTTTCCATTGGAGCTACACAATGTTGCTTCTGTAGAAACTGTTCACCTATATGGAAATCAGCTGGATGAATTTCCCCTCAACCTTCCCAGGAATGTTCGAGTACTGCACCTCCAGGAAAACAACATCCAGACTATCTCCAGGGCAGCGCTTGCCCAGCTACCCATGCTGGAGGAACTCCATCTGGATGACAACTCCATCTCAACCGTAGGGGTAGAGGAGGGTGCTTTCAGGGAGGCCATTGGCCTCAAGCTTCTTTTCCTCACCAAAAACCATCTGAGCAGCATTCCTATCGGATTACCTGCAGATCTCAAGGAGCTGCGTTTGGATGAGAATCGCATTGCTGACATTGGCGAGGATGCCTTTCAGAATGTCACCACCCTGCAACGACTTTTGCTGGATGGGAACTTGCTTGAGGATGAGGGCATTGCTCCTGGAACCTTCCAGGACCTGGTCAATCTGAAAGAACTGTCCCTGGCTCGAAATTCCCTCACCACTCCACCACCGTTGCTCCCTGGCACATCCCTGACCAAGCTCAATCTGCAGGAAAACCAGATGGACACCATTGAAGTGACAGCCTTCGTTGGCCTTGATAAACTGGAGAAGTTAGATATCTCTGGCAACCAGCTTCAGTTTCTTCCACCGGGTGTCTTTGACGGTTTGAGAAACCTGAGGCATCTGAATGCGAGAAACAACCTCTGGAGGTGTGATTGCAACATTAAGTGGGTCATTGCATGGCTCAGGTCTCTGCCTTCTGCGATAAACGTCCGTGGGTTCACGTGCCAGAGTCCAGAAAGGGTGCGTGGCATGGTAATTCGAGAACTCACCTTAGATGCCATCGACTGCCCAGCGGGCACCGTGCTTCATCCCTGGCCAACGCATTCATATCCATCTACACTGCCACCCCGCAGAACCACCACCATCACCACGACCATCTCAAGAACCACCCGCTTCACCACCATTTCACCCACTACTTTTTACCCCGCCTCGGCCAACCCCACACCTCCATTTCCACATTTCCCTCCTGGTCCCCTGCCTCCGTACGAAGACCCCTTAAAAATCTCCTTTCATGTAGTGAACTCTACCGGCATTGATGTGAGCTGGGAATCTTACTTCACTGTGACGGCTTACAAGGTGACTTGGGTCAAGATGGGGCAGAGTTTGATGAGTGACATTACTCGAGATAGAACGGTCCCGGGATACCAACGAAGACTCAGCCTGTCAAATTTAGAACCTAGGTCTATCTACCGCATCTGTGTGTACGTTCTGGATACTCTCAACTCGTACAGACCGGGTGAGGATACTATCTGTTCTGAGGCTAAGACCAAATCCACATCCACGTACTCTGAATCTGAGCAGGCTGcccagcaagacaacacctccacaCTCCTATTGGCTGGAGTGATAGGTGGAGCAGTGTTGGTGGTCTTAGTGACACTTCTAAGTTTGTTTTGCTGGCACATGCACAAGAAAAGCAGGTCTTCATCGTCCAAATGGAAATACAATCGCGGCAGGAGAAAAGATGACTATTGCGAGGCCGGCACCAAAAAGGATAACTCCATCCTGGAAATGACTGAAACGAACTTTCAGATAGTGTCACTGAACAATGAGCAGCTTTTAAAAGGGGACTTCAGAATTCAGCCCATCTACACACCTAATGGAGGGATTGGGCTCAGAGACTGTCATCTCAGTAACAATAGCATAGCGTACTGCAAGAGCAGTAATGTTCCCAGTGTGGACTTCTGCCACACATGA